The Alphaproteobacteria bacterium sequence GAGGATCTCCGACCAGCCGTAATAGTCGACGCCGTCGCGCGCCTGCGGCGCGCCGTCGGGCTGCAGGCGGTGATACTTCACGTCGAGGATGCGGATGGTGTTGTCGGCGCGCTCCAGGTAGGTGCCGAGCGACAGGAAGTTCCAGGCCTCGTCGCGCAGCAAGGTCGATTGCGCCGCGCCGGCGATCATCACGGTCTGCTTCTTCACCGTCTCGACGAAGGCGCCGCGGTCGACGCTGCGCCGCCTGCGCGCGATCGCGGCGACCTCGAGCCACAGCCCGTTGAGGCTCTCCCACACGTCGGTGGTGAGGTTGTTGCGCTCGGCCCGGGCGTTGTCGCGCGCCGCACGCACCGAGTTGATCACGCTCGAGGGATTCTCGACATTGAGCGTCATGAAGTCGATGAGCTGCGGCAGCTCGCCGTCGGGATGGATCGCCTCGAAGGCGTCGGCCAGGCCGTACATCTCGGCGACGTCGAAGGCCTCGGTCTTGCTCGACTGCAGCGCCGTGCGCTGCGTCGCCTCGAGCAGGCGCGCCATGTTCTCGGCGCGCTGCAGGTAGCGGCCCATCCAGTACAGGTTCTTGGCGGTGCTGCTCAGCATGGCGCGGCCGCCTTCACGACTGGCTCTGGCTTTGCGATTGCAATGGCACCTGCTGGCCGTGCTGGCCGTTGGGGCCCAGCACCCAGGTATCCTTGGTGCCGCCGCCCTGGCTGGAGTTCACCACCAGCGAGCCGTCCTTCAGCGCCACGCGGGTCAGCCCGCCGGGCACGATGGTGATCTCCTTGCCCGACAGCACGAAGGGCCGCAGGTCGACGTGGCGCGGCGCCACGCCCTGGTTGACGAAGGTCGGGCAGGTGCTGAGCGCGAGCGTCGGCTGGGCGATGTAGTCGTAGGGATGGGCCACGAGATGGGCGCGGAACTCCTCGATCTCCGCCTTGCTCGACGTCGGGCCCACCAGCATGCCCTTGCCGCCCGAGCCGTGGACCTCCTTGACGACGAGTTCGGGCAGATGATCGAGGATGAACTTGAGATCGTCGGGCCGATCGCCGCGATGCGTCGGCACGTTCTGCAGGATCGGCTCCTCGCCGAGATAGAAGCGGATCATGTCGGGGACGTAGACATAGGTCGACTTGTCGTCGGCCACGCCGTTGCCGATGGCGTTGACCACGTTGACGCGCCGCGAGCGCAGGGCGCCGATCAGGCCCGGCAGGCCGAGCAGCGAATCGGGCCGGAAGGCCAGCGGATCGAGGAAGGCGTCGTCGATGCGGCGGTAGATCACGTCGACGCGCTGCGGGCCGCGCGGCGTGCGCATGTAGACGCGGCCCTCGTCGACGAACAGGTCGGTGCCCTCGACCAGCTCGATGCCCATCTCGTCGGCCAGGAAGGCATGCTCGAAATAGGCGCTGTTGTACGGGCCCGGCGTCAGCAGCACGACGTTGGGCTCTGCATCGTCGCTGAACGACACCGAGCGCAGGGTGGCCAGCAGCTCCTCGGTGTAGTTGGCGAC is a genomic window containing:
- a CDS encoding circularly permuted type 2 ATP-grasp protein; translation: MAGIKAFDEMTSAPDGVRAPYRDVAQWLADTPAATLEAKRSEVDQFYRRQGITFGAYGATDGHETTIPFDIIPRVIAHDEWQYLERGLTQRVRALNAFLTDAYGERQICRAGVIPERQLLLNAEFVPLAQDLDLPGGVHCHIAGIDIVRVGERDFFVLEDNVRTPSGVSYVLENREVMMRLAPELFASMGVLPVANYTEELLATLRSVSFSDDAEPNVVLLTPGPYNSAYFEHAFLADEMGIELVEGTDLFVDEGRVYMRTPRGPQRVDVIYRRIDDAFLDPLAFRPDSLLGLPGLIGALRSRRVNVVNAIGNGVADDKSTYVYVPDMIRFYLGEEPILQNVPTHRGDRPDDLKFILDHLPELVVKEVHGSGGKGMLVGPTSSKAEIEEFRAHLVAHPYDYIAQPTLALSTCPTFVNQGVAPRHVDLRPFVLSGKEITIVPGGLTRVALKDGSLVVNSSQGGGTKDTWVLGPNGQHGQQVPLQSQSQSQS
- a CDS encoding alpha-E domain-containing protein, with translation MLSSTAKNLYWMGRYLQRAENMARLLEATQRTALQSSKTEAFDVAEMYGLADAFEAIHPDGELPQLIDFMTLNVENPSSVINSVRAARDNARAERNNLTTDVWESLNGLWLEVAAIARRRRSVDRGAFVETVKKQTVMIAGAAQSTLLRDEAWNFLSLGTYLERADNTIRILDVKYHRLQPDGAPQARDGVDYYGWSEILTCIGALRTYRRVYRARIEPRKVAELMILRRDLPRSIHHCLWQLDLSMRELAELYGNRGEADRQAGALHAELRYGRIDDIFEAGLRDFLEDLRDRLDELSSEIGRQFLLD